TTTGACTTGCTTCATATCCTAATTCCGCAATATCTGCTAATTCTTCACTGGAAGGATCAATATTTAATGATCCATCGGTGAAAATATATTTTTCTTCCCCACGTAACATTAAAAAGAATGATGATACTAATTTAATTCCTGGTTTTGGTTTAATAATTTTTAAAGCTGGGCCAAGAATATCTTTTGTATCATATTCGATTCCCCCAACCATCCCTTGGGCTTTATCTAATTTAACTCATAAAACCGCTAAATAATTACATTCTGTAACTAACCTTTGTGCTTCTGACAAAGTTAATTTTCCGTTTCGTAATTCAACTAAATAATTTGCTAATGCCGCTAAATCTTGTTCTTCAACAACAACAACTTCTAACTTTTTATTTTCCAAAATTTCTGTTGAAATTTCAGCTCTTGTTTTAAAAACTAAAACGGGAATAATTTTTGTATTTGCAAATTTTGGTAAGATTTCTTGAATCCGTTTTGATTTTCCTTCTGGAAAAACAATTCGAATTGTTTCATTTTGTTCATTAATTTTTGCTACAATGTTTTCTAACATAAATAAAATCCTTTCATTACATTTTTTTGCTTAACGATTTCATAATACGGGCATTATGTGACCTATTTAATTTATAATGGTTTAATTATATTCTATTTTTAGCAATTTTTGCTAAAATCTCACCAAATGGCAAAAAAAATTTTTACCAAAATTATTTCTTTGTTTTCGCTATAATTATTATAAAGGAGGGAAAATATGCAATCAAACCGAAAACATTTAGTTATTATTACAGGAGCTTCATCAGGGATTGGGGCTGCTTGTGCAAAACTTTTTAGTGCCCACGGTTATCCCTTATTACTAATTGCCCGTCGCAAAGAAATTTTAGAAAGTTATCATTTGCCTAATACAATTTGTGCGCAAGGTAATGTTAACAACTTTCAGCAATTTAAAGCTGCTGTTGAACAAGCCGAGGCAGTTTATGGACCTGCAGATCTGTTGATTAATAACGCTGGGATTATGGCTTTAGACTATTTTATAGACTTAACTTTAGATCAACAATATGAAATGATTGAAACAAACTTAAAAGGAGTAATTAATGGCATAAATCTCGTTTTACCACAAATGAAAAAAGTCCATCATGGAACTATTATTAATATTTCATCCGTTGCTGGACGTTATACATCGGAAACTAGAAGCATATATAACGCCACAAAGTTTGGAGTTCATGCATTATCTGAAAGTGTTCGTAAGGAGGTCGCACCAGATAATGTCCGTGTGCTTTTATTTGCCCCTGGAATTATTGATACCAATTTATTAACTTCAGTTAAAAATGAAACAATTTTAAAAGATTATCAAAAAGTTAAGGCAACTATTGACCAAGGATTAACAGCCCAAGAAGCGGCGGAAATTATTCTTTATACTTATCAATTACCTCAACATATCGCTTTAAAAGAAATTTTATTATCTCATACGAAACAAAAAATCTAACGAATTAATCGTTAGATTTTTTGTTTCTAAATTGTTGTAATAAGGTTAAATCAATTGGCTCATTCCAACTTTGGTTAAAGCGAACAGCACTACCAACATGAATTGCATCAACAACTGGTAAAACTGTTTGAAAATTAGTTAAATTAACCCCACTTCCCCCTTGGATTTGAACCCCATTACCCTTGATTTCCTTAAAAGTTGTCAAGTTTGCCAAAATTGGTGTTTCACCCCCTTGGGTTAAAACTGTTTTCACACCAAGGTTCTTTAATTGTATGATTGCTTGTTTTTTATCTTTAATTAAATCAAAAGCCCGGTGAAATGTTACATTTAACGGATAGGATAAATTAATCAATTCTTGCATTCGCGCAATGTCAATTTCATTCGTGGCAGTTAAAATTCCAATTACAATCCCATCAGCGTTCGTCGTTTTAATGAACTCAATATCTTTTTTGATCTGTTCATACTCTCACGCTGGGCAATAAAAATTTTTATCACTATGACGAACTATGACACGGATTGGCAAATTAACTTTGGCACAACACTCCTTAATAACTTCATAATCAGGTGTATAACCGCCATGTTCTAAATTAGCACATAATTCAATGCGATTTACATTTCCTGCTAAGGAAATTGTTTCACAATCCTCTAAACTTGTTCCAATTACTTCTAAAAACATTATAATTCACCTTGCTTTCTAATTAGCTTGATTCGATTAATAATCCCATTAATTTTATCTTGATATGTTCCTAATCGAATATTAACCAATAAGATATTGCCTTCTAGTAATGCTTCATGATGGTCTTGATATGTTCCGGCAAAAGCTGTTAAACTAATTTCACTACTTTCATCATAACAATCTAAAAAAGCCATCTGTCTATTATTCTTATCACTAATAACCCGAATTCTTCGAATCGTTATTAATATATTTGTTGTTCCTTGTGCTAATGTCAAATTTTTAATTAACGTTGTTTTATTTTGATAACCTTCTTTTTCCCGAATATACTTTAAAGGATGATTTGATAAATAAAATCCTAAGCACTCATATTCTTTTTCAATTATAAAAACTTCATCATCACGAACATTAACTAATGTTGGCTGTTCAGCAAGGCTTTGATCAACGATTAAACTTTCCCGTTGTTCTTCAACTTTAATTAATTCTAAATAATTAACAATTGTTTGATAATTATTAAACATCGTTGTACGACTTAATTTAAAACAATCTAAAGCCCCTGAAAAAACTAGCATTTCATATGTTTTACGATTTAATCCTTTTTTGTACAAGCGAATAAATAAATCATAAATATCTTTAAATGGACCATTACTATTAAATTCCGATAAAATTTTATTAAAAAAGGCATATCCAATTTGTTTAATTACTAATAATGGTAAGTGAATATTTACCCCCATTGTTCGATAACGATCAGCTGGGAAATTTATTGCGGGGGCAATAATTTTCAAATTATTTTGACGAGCTAACGCTAAATAATCATTGGTT
The Spiroplasma chrysopicola DF-1 genome window above contains:
- a CDS encoding phosphotransacetylase, which encodes MLENIVAKINEQNETIRIVFPEGKSKRIQEILPKFANTKIIPVLVFKTRAEISTEILENKKLEVVVVEEQDLAALANYLVELRNGKLTLSEAQRLVTECNYLAVLWVKLDKAQGMVGGIEYDTKDILGPALKIIKPKPGIKLVSSFFLMLRGEEKYIFTDGSLNIDPSSEELADIAELGYEASQIFNFINPNLVLLSFSTKGSGKGPLVDKVRNAYQLVLEKNLPCQIDGEFQFDAAWDDNIRKIKAPNSPITHRADIYVFPSLNAANIGYKIAQRMGGYQAVGPIIIGLDKPVNDLSRGATGEEIYFTTIVTAYMYIYNQNKN
- a CDS encoding SDR family oxidoreductase: MQSNRKHLVIITGASSGIGAACAKLFSAHGYPLLLIARRKEILESYHLPNTICAQGNVNNFQQFKAAVEQAEAVYGPADLLINNAGIMALDYFIDLTLDQQYEMIETNLKGVINGINLVLPQMKKVHHGTIINISSVAGRYTSETRSIYNATKFGVHALSESVRKEVAPDNVRVLLFAPGIIDTNLLTSVKNETILKDYQKVKATIDQGLTAQEAAEIILYTYQLPQHIALKEILLSHTKQKI
- a CDS encoding copper homeostasis protein CutC, which produces MFLEVIGTSLEDCETISLAGNVNRIELCANLEHGGYTPDYEVIKECCAKVNLPIRVIVRHSDKNFYCPAWEYEQIKKDIEFIKTTNADGIVIGILTATNEIDIARMQELINLSYPLNVTFHRAFDLIKDKKQAIIQLKNLGVKTVLTQGGETPILANLTTFKEIKGNGVQIQGGSGVNLTNFQTVLPVVDAIHVGSAVRFNQSWNEPIDLTLLQQFRNKKSND